A genome region from Polypterus senegalus isolate Bchr_013 chromosome 7, ASM1683550v1, whole genome shotgun sequence includes the following:
- the LOC120532439 gene encoding beta-1,3-galactosyl-O-glycosyl-glycoprotein beta-1,6-N-acetylglucosaminyltransferase 4-like has protein sequence MKKRRHAFLPNRWSHVLFILVPGCFILFLSGLVPFKKRTFLGEPTWSASDFPEAQFLWEHNNVNCTAIYHLDPVEIGKSLEIQKRNNIHSEDSNILALTANCQRYLQLRKYSDKPVSEEEYQFPLAYSLVVHKQAEMVERILHAIYMPQNIYCIHYDMKSSPKFIIAVRSLANCFPNVFIASKLETVHYAHMTRLKADLNCLSDLVHSQVKWRYVINLCGQDFPLKSNFELVSELKKLNGSNMLESSRPSDLKRQRFAFHHELQDVSFEYSKMPVKTERVKDPAPHNIEMFIGSAYFVLSRGFVEHMQGNQLVNDFLAWSEDTYSPDEHFWATLVRVPGVPGEIPRSDPDFTDLMSKTRLVKWNYLEGNLYPPCTGKHVRSVCIYGAAELRWLIGYGHWFANKFDPTMDPIMLKCLEEKLEQNQLELVSLANR, from the coding sequence ATGAAGAAGAGAAGACATGCCTTTCTTCCGAATAGATGGAGTCACGTGTTATTTATTTTGGTCCCAGGatgttttatattgtttctttctgGACTTGTACCTTTCAAGAAAAGAACTTTTCTTGGtgaacctacctggagtgcctcTGATTTTCCAGAAGCCCAGTTTCTGTGGGAACATAATAATGTGAACTGTACCGCCATCTACCATCTTGATCCTGTGGAGATTGGCAAGTCCTTGGAAATACAAAAGAGAAATAATATTCATTCAGAAGATAGCAATATTCTGGCCTTAACAGCTAACTGCCAAAGATATTTGCAACTCAGGAAATATTCAGACAAGCCAGTGTCTGAGGAGGAATATCAGTTTCCACTGGCCTACTCTTTAGTGGTGCACAAGCAGGCTGAGATGGTGGAAAGAATCCTTCATGCCATCTACATGCCTCAAAACATCTACTGCATACATTATGACATGAAATCTTCTCCAAAGTTCATAATTGCTGTCAGAAGCCTGGCCAATTGCTTCCCTAATGTTTTTATCGCCTCCAAGCTGGAAACTGTCCACTACGCTCACATGACCAGGCTCAAAGCTGATCTAAATTGCCTGTCAGATCTTGTCCATTCCCAAGTCAAGTGGAGATATGTCATTAACTTGTGTGGTCAGGACTTTCCTCTGAAGTCCAACTTTGAGCTGGTGTCCGAGCTTAAGAAGCTCAATGGCTCCAACATGCTGGAATCGTCCAGGCCAAGTGATTTAAAAAGGCAGCGTTTTGCTTTCCATCATGAGCTGCAAGATGTGTCGTTTGAATATAGCAAGATGCCCGTTAAGACAGAGCGAGTCAAAGATCCTGCACCCCACAACATTGAAATGTTTATTGGCAGTGCCTACTTTGTTCTAAGTCGGGGGTTTGTTGAACACATGCAAGGAAACCAGCTGGTGAATGACTTTTTGGCATGGTCTGAAGACACATACTCTCCTGATGAGCATTTCTGGGCCACTTTAGTGCGTGTTCCTGGTGTGCCAGGGGAGATCCCCAGGTCTGATCCCGATTTTACGGACTTAATGAGTAAAACCCGGCTTGTGAAATGGAATTACCTTGAGGGGAATCTGTATCCCCCCTGTACTGGCAAGCATGTGCGCAGTGTTTGCATCTATGGAGCTGCAGAGCTCCGCTGGCTAATTGGTTACGGCCACTGGTTTGCCAACAAGTTTGATCCCACCATGGACCCCATAATGCTCAAATGTTTAGAAGAGAAACTTGAACAAAATCAGCTGGAGCTGGTTAGTCTGGCCAACCGATGA